The DNA region TCTTCATGATTTTCTCAATGCATTCACCAGCTTAGCGTGATACCTTTTCAACAGCAAAGCAATGGCTTCCAGTTTAAAACTATGAGCTGCAGCTATTGGTTCGTTGTTGTAAAGTTAGAATAAGTATTTTGTATGCTGtcaaaaaaagtcattttaaacacCTGTTTAATCACATATGGGGAAGAGTTTCAGGGTAACTACCTCTCAGATCAGCCCAGGATACTAAAAGTTATCATCAACCCTCATGTCACCCAACCAATaataacatttagaaaatgtgcagaaatgtGAGTTGCTCaaaaggttttttaaattttaagtcAATCACAATGTAGGACAGGTTTCCTGATATGAAAGGTAACTCCTGGGATTTTGAATTTTGTACCTTTTATGACTGATCTTGATATTTTGTGCTTTCTTTGTCAGACACAGACAATGAGTCCCCTTGATGTACATTTCAGCGACGGCTTCAGACACTGACGCTTCAAACGAACCAGAAGACTTGACCTAAATCTGAAGGGTTTCAGCGCTGAGTGTGTGCTGTCACGCTGCTCCCTGTGTCTCTTctgctgctagcatggcttGGTTTATGTTCCCGGTTGACAACCTGCTGTGCAGGTGTCTTGGCATCTTCATCACTGTGTGGCTGACGCTTGTGTTTATCTTCATAATTGTGCCAGCTGTAGTTGGCGTCTCTTTTGGGATCCGCAGACTCTACATGATGACACTTCTCTGGATCTTTGAGGTGAGCTATGTAATCCACAATATTATCTGAAGgggaacaaaagaaaagtgttttaaatgagGACGTTATTGTACCAAGAGTTGAACTCAAAAGttgttttgattatttattcTATAACATTTTGGAACAAATAACTTACTGCAAAATTGCTAATAAAATTGCTTGTTAAATATAGAATAAATGTTGACATCATGATGGTGTTAAAATGTTCACTTATGATTAGCTGCCTGCCAGATGGAGAGCAGAGCAACATTACTACTGGGACCCCACAGTGCATCACATCAGTGGTAGCAACAGATGCCTCCCCGGACACAGTAGAGGCCCTATAGTCCTGTGATTGAGTATTACCTCCCaaaacatgctgtttttttggcatagacacctttattttaGCAGTagacatgggagagagagagaggggggggtgtgacatgcagcaaaggacctcacgccaggattcgaaccagggtcggctgcgtacgtggcatgcgctctaaccactcgaccacctgcgctcCCCAAAACATGCTGCTTTGATTGAACTAGGCTCCTTAGTGTCTATAAGATTGCTCACAGGCAGGTCAAGACAGACCCTCCCTTCATGCAATAACTCCTATCTTCTTGGAGTAGATGCCATCAATGGACTCATGTTCTGTACATGTTCCCACTATTCTTTCTGCATGCATAGTGTATAGACAGAAGAGGTTGACCACACATGCCCTGGTTTTCAGAAATGTCATCCTTGCTGAATTGGACCTCAGGGAACTCCCAGCTCAGAGGGACTGTTAGAAGCACAGGACATATTGCTGTATCTCTTTCCTCAGAGACACAGGCTTTGGGACAGCCCCCCTTGGGAGGAACAAGCTCTTAGCGATGGGACTACCATCTGAGGCGATATAGACACTCCTGGGAGCTCATGCTCAGTCCATCTACTGGCATTGGTAGTTGGAGTTTTTAGATTCAAAACTCTAAAGAAAATACCTCAAAACTCCCCTCTACACTCCGGATAATGGTGGTCATGATTAAAGTTGGACTAATATAGAGATGTGGAGATTATTTCAGGGTGTTTGCAAAATGGTTTCCAAATTTTAAGAGTTCTAGGACAATTGTATGCAGCTGTTGTAAGCCAGTTGTCCCACCCTGCTTTTTGGAGTTTGTTTTCAAGGATCTAGAAAAAGCcctgtttgagctgctgtagctgGTCAATTTTCTGGTCAAGAGGACTATATTTATCTTCGCTTCTGTTAAGAGGTTGGGAGGAGCTGCAGGATATCTTGATGAATCATAAATCTGCATTTTGAAGGTTCCTGTGTACCTGTGTGAATGCTAAGGTTGGCCTTGCTGTCAAATTTGATATATCTTCCGAAgatccttttttgtttttctcttagCCAATATGGTGCTGCTGCTCCACTGCCTTCAGGTGTGGTTAAATTGTATCTGTAATAATGCAGCATCACGGCCATCTTCTACTGATATACAGTGTGTTGCACTGCTACTTGGTGTGTCCCATCCACATAGTTATATCATCTTAATTTAGCTGTGGGTACCTCCTGTAGGGATTTAGGTGGGAACAGAACGCCACCATCCACTGGGGACTGGTTCAATGACCTCTGCCAGAAACAGACTCAGCATTTTGCAGAGCTGGCAAGCCCATGGCAGTGTCTATCATCTTGGTTTCATGCAGTAGTTTGAGGAGTGCTTGCTGGTCTAGGAACATGTGTGTATTATTTATAGTTGTAAACCGATTGATTCCATGAATTGATCTGAAACACAAATTGGTGTTTTCTGTGGAGAACATATCAGTTGATGGTTCTCAAAATGATCTTTTTCCAGGTCATGGTGGCACAGAGGCCTTATTTATCACTGTTGTGACCTAAAGTTGTGATTTATGCTTGAGAAAGTGTTCACAGCTGAAACTGAACAATAATAGAgttttttctgtgatttctgTTCATTGTTTTCTCAGATGCAAGCTCTGGAAAATGTGTTCTTCCAACCTTCTCTGCCACAGAGTTAATTTCATCACATTGATCATATCACAGTGTGTTCTGGCCATATTCTCTTTGAATCTCTAACCATTGATACATTTTGATGGACTGTAGTCCTATTTACTGCTTATCCAACTCAATAGCTGCTGGTCAGTTGTAGTATATCAATTTAAGGCTTGAGTGATTACTCTTACAAAGGAAATGTAATACTAAATTGTTCTGCTTAATccattgtaatgttttttttattatcccAAATTAGTGGGCAACCTTACGAATGGAGATGGgagcaaaggaaaaaaatcaacatcTCTATAAACCAAATAGCAGTGGTAAATGATTACTGTacaatttaacttttaatatttcTCAGTCATGAACATTTACATGTTGATCAGTTTTTACCATttatcttttttcctctttgctctCCCCTGTAGGTATCATAGCCAAAGAACCTGCATCATCTTTGCAGCAGGAGATCCAGGAGCTTCGGGGCTCTGCCAGCTGTCTGCGGTCTGAGCCGGAGTTCGAAATGGCTGACATCTTTTATTTCTACCGAAGGGGCGTGGAGAGCATCATGGATGATGAGGTGACCAAGCGCTTTTCGGCCCAGGAGCTGGAGAGCTGGAACTTGTTGACTCGAAGCAACTACAACTTCCGTCATATAAGTCTGAGAGTCACTGTCCTGTGGGGTTTGGGAATCCTCATCCGGTATGGCGTCCTGCTGCCCCTGAGGTCAGAGCTGTGTTCAGCATCTACATTAAGATTCATCTCATCATACAAAAGCTATAAAAGGGTGAACTACTGGTTCAGTCTTACTATGTGTTCTGTTTTTTGCAGGGTTACTCTCGCAGTCACTGGCATTAGTCTGCTCCTAGTGCTGAGTACTTTGGTGTGCTTTTTACCAAATAGAGAGTAAGTTTCCCCCAATTCCCAAAACAGTTCAAGCATGTATGTGAAATAAAGTCCATAATAAGGGTTAAAGGAGGACTTTATTTTAACTATATGTAGAGTGCATCACTCATATATTAGACAATcaggtttacattttttctgGACAATGTTCtgctgctttaaccctcctgttgtcctcgagtcaaggaaggaagggaggaagaaggaaggaagggagggaggtagaaaaggaggaaaggaaagaagggagggaggaaggtaggaaaggaggaaaggaaagaaggaagggaggaaggacagaggaaacaaggaaagaaggaaggtaggagggagggagggaggaaggaaaagaggaagggacgaaggaaggaaagaaggaagggaagaaggaaggacagaggaaagaaggaaggagggggggagggagaaaggaaaagaggaagggaagaaggaaggaaagaaggaagggaggaaggtaggggggaggaaagaacgaagggaagaaagaaagagagaaggagggaggaaggacagacggaaggaaggaagaaaggaaggaaggaaggaaggaaggaaggaaggaaggaaagaaagaaagaaagaaagaaagaaagaaagaaagaaagaaagaaagaaagaaagaaagaaggaacagttaaaacagacagggtcaatttgacccgggaggacgacacaaaggttaaaaaacgaAGTGGTTGTTTGATTGACCTAAGAGTGTGTGTCAGCCCTTAGGGGACTGGAGTAATGTTTGTGGCATCGTGCTGTTTGTCCTCAGGTTAAGGTCCTACCTGAGTGAGAAGATTCATCTGATGTGTTACCGCATCTGTGTCAGATCTCTCACAGCAATCATCACCTATCATAACAGGTACATAATATCTAATATTCATCAACATCCAACATGCAAACATCAGCATCCTAAGAGACGGGAGAAATCAGTTTTCATTTAAGTGATACATTATAATTATCACAATTATATGTAATATTCACAAGTTTACAGCTTTTTTGTAAATGTCTGATAGCCTGATAGCaagttgtgtgtctgtctgaaaCAAACAGTGTTTAATTGCAGAGAGAACAAACCAAAGAATGGCGGTATCTGTGTGGCCAATCATACAACGCCCATTGACGTCATCATCTTGGCAAATGATGGCTACTACTCTATGGTACAACATTTTATCTGTATAtgtttctgtgagtgtgtgtgttccattTTCACAAGAATGAATGATCAGGAAAAATGAATTTGCTGTCATTTTTTGTATTGCAGTCTGCAAAGATGCTTTTTTTAATCCTTATTCACTTCAGTTGAATTTGTGTCTCAGGTCGGCCAGGTGCACGGAGGGTTGATGGGAGTGGTCCAAAGAGCCATGGGTAAATCCTCTGCGCACATCTGGTTTGAAAGATCAGAAGTCAAAGACAGACACCTAGTGGCCAAGAGGTAACACTGCATCATAGTCTCTATTCTATTATGGTCAGTACCACTGCTAAGCAACCAATAACCCATGGAGCATATTCATGTGCTGATGGTAACCAGTGAGCTTTACAGAGGACACTAAAGTACAGTAAAGGGATTATTTCAATGTATCTTATCATATGTATCAAATAGGTCCTGCCTTTCCCTCCTGTTTGTTTCCTGCTGTGATTCCAGGAAAAAATATAGAAGTTAATTTTGAttgacatattttgttgttacacattttatacatatcATGACATATCACGTGTACCATACAATACATATATAGTGTACAGTATTTTTTGCATAGAAACAACCTAATGTGTTTGCATGGTGGCAAAGGCCTCTCAATAAATAATACACCAGTCACAGAAGAACAAAAGCAAGCAAAACGTGCTTAAAAATGCTCTCTATCTTTCTGCGTTTTtgacagattattttttttctctttttaaaaatacttaaatgtCACAACAAtatcaaatgtgcaaataatCAATTTGTGGTCCACTAGGATAAATAATATAGCTACCATCAAACAATGAACTTGACAGAGAGCATGTGTCTAATATAAAAACGTGCAAATGGGTTTAAATGGGTTTTTATAAGGGGTAGTACAGTCTATACCAAATTTCATGTAATTTATGAGCACAGTAGTGATATTGCAACATAAAATGTATAGTATGAGTGTAGAGTGTATAATGATTCAGATCCGATTGTTGAAATAATAGAAGCAGCTTTAATTTGCACAGCAATGGGAATTAACTCTTTAAAATCTCTTCTGTTTTCAGACTTGGCGATCATGTTGCTGACAAAACCAAACAGCCTATCCTTATATTCCCTGAGGGTGTGTATGATGACATAATACtttaaaacacatgaatgttaaaggtTGTTGTTTAGTGTTGCTACTGTAAGAGGTTCACTGTGTCATCTACAGGAACTTGCATCAACAACACATCAGTGATGATGTTCAAAAAAGGCAGCTTTGAAATTGACTGTACCGTCTATCCAGTTGCCATTAAGGTTCGAACTTTAGACTTTTTCCTCGTTTTTTTTGCTCATGTTACTCTTACCTGTGTTTAATATGATCTTATTTCCATGTTTCAGTATGATCCTCGCTTTGGGGATGCTTTCTGGAACAGCAGTAAGTTTGGTATGGTCAACTATCTGCTGAGGATGATGAGCAGCTGGGCCATCGTCTGCAGCGTTTGGTATCTGCCACCTATGAACAGAAAGGTGAAACCctacaaaatatttagtgtATTGTCAGACTTAGAAATCTGGTTATATTGGAGAACATTTCCcctatttctttaaaatattattttttattgtcctCTTACAGGAAGGGGAGGATGCAGTGCGGTTTGCCAACAGAGTGAAAGCAGCCATTGCTGCTCAAGGAGGATTGGTGGATCTCATTTGGTAAGTCATAGTcgtataattaattaaaataatatacatgAATAAAATGGTGTGCATCTATGGTTGTTAGACAGGTTGCCACTGGCATAAACTGTACGTGCAGACTTAGAAACTATAATGTTATTCACTTCAACTCTGACAGAAATTGTGCAGTATTACACATATTATAAAGCTAATTCACAGGGGTAATCCTGGTTATTTCCTTCAGCTTTTGTTGAGGAGATTtaaatcaggagagacaagtaaatagaaagatatttattgtaaatatgtaatgaacaaaatcttagtaatgacaaagtctttggcgcttgaactccatgagcaatcatctctgaacggctgcatatatatgtagatcccccatgaagtccagacactggtgatggtgattgctaatgagactgaagagaagatggcagatgggaatagactgcagatcctgtagagaatggcggagatggggaggtggtggggcgcaggaacagctgtatgacaggactgaagcaaagggagagaggcacatttaaactgaccgctacaggatgataggctaaaggctgaagtgtggcgatttgctattggttgctgagattggcaggtgactggcaacaattgagataacgccctagacatagaaatctaggtaatagatgagcatgcttgaaggtggcagaagttaccagttatgcctgtatgttttagagtcttctgactgaactttcgctaagcttcataaCTAATGGCACCATGTTGAGTTGGTGTGTGatactcttttcctttcttaccTTCAGGGATGGAGGGCTGAAACGAGCAAAGGTGAAAGACGCTTTCAAAGAAGAGCAGCAAAAGCTTTACAGCAAAGTTCTTGTAGGTGACCAGGACCAGGAGGACCAAGAGAACCAGGAGGACCAGGAGGACCAAAAGAACCAGGAGGACCAAGAGAACAAAGAGAACCAGGAGGACCAGGAGGACCAAGAGAACCAGGAGGACCAGGAGGACCATGAGAACCAGGAGGACCAAGAGAACCAGGAGGACAAAGAGAACCAGGAGGACCAAGAGAACCAGGAGGACAAAGAGAACCAGGAGGACCAAGAGAACCAGGAGGACCAGGAGGACCAGGAGGACCAGGAGGACAAAGAGAACCAGGAGGACCAAGAGAACCAGGAGGACAAAGAGAACCAGGAGGATACAGAGAACCAAGAGGACCGAGAGAACCAGGAGGACCAAGAGAACCAGGAGGACAAAGAGAACCAGGAGGACCAAGAGAACCAGGAGGATACAGAGAACCAGGAGGACCAAGAGAACCAGGAGGACCAGGAGGACCAAGAAAACCAGGAGGACAAAAAGAACCAGGAGGACAAAGAGAACCAGAAGGACCATGAAAACCAGGAGGACAAAGAGAACCAGGAGGACCAGGAGGACCAAGAGAACCAGGAGGACCAAGAGAACCAAGAGAACCAGGAGGACCAGGAGGACAAAGTGACGACAACATTTTAGAAGATGAAAATCCAGACCAGGACAAAAGTTGCCAAGATTCAAGCAAAGGGAAATGAGGACACAGTGAATGTTTGAC from Scomber scombrus chromosome 15, fScoSco1.1, whole genome shotgun sequence includes:
- the gpat4 gene encoding glycerol-3-phosphate acyltransferase 4, yielding MAWFMFPVDNLLCRCLGIFITVWLTLVFIFIIVPAVVGVSFGIRRLYMMTLLWIFEWATLRMEMGAKEKNQHLYKPNSSGIIAKEPASSLQQEIQELRGSASCLRSEPEFEMADIFYFYRRGVESIMDDEVTKRFSAQELESWNLLTRSNYNFRHISLRVTVLWGLGILIRYGVLLPLRVTLAVTGISLLLVLSTLVCFLPNRELRSYLSEKIHLMCYRICVRSLTAIITYHNRENKPKNGGICVANHTTPIDVIILANDGYYSMVGQVHGGLMGVVQRAMGKSSAHIWFERSEVKDRHLVAKRLGDHVADKTKQPILIFPEGTCINNTSVMMFKKGSFEIDCTVYPVAIKYDPRFGDAFWNSSKFGMVNYLLRMMSSWAIVCSVWYLPPMNRKEGEDAVRFANRVKAAIAAQGGLVDLIWDGGLKRAKVKDAFKEEQQKLYSKVLVGDQDQEDQENQEDQEDQKNQEDQENKENQEDQEDQENQEDQEDHENQEDQENQEDKENQEDQENQEDKENQEDQENQEDQEDQEDQEDKENQEDQENQEDKENQEDTENQEDRENQEDQENQEDKENQEDQENQEDTENQEDQENQEDQEDQENQEDKKNQEDKENQKDHENQEDKENQEDQEDQENQEDQENQENQEDQEDKVTTTF